The DNA window CTCCACCTCGAGTTCGATCTTCTCCTCGAGCTGATCGTCAAACTCGGACACGTGGATCAGGCCCTCGATCCCCTCGGCCAGCTCGACGAACGCGCCGAAGTTGGTCATCCGGACCACCTTGCCGTCGATCGTGTCGCCCACCTGGTGCTGCGAGAAGAACTCGTCCCAGATGTCGGTGGCCAGCTGCTTGAGTCCGAGCGACAACCGCTGGTTCTCGGCGTCGATGTTCAACACGATCGCCTCGACCTTGTCGCCCTTCTTCAACACCTCAGACGGATGCTTGATCCGCTTGCTCCACGACATGTCCGAGATGTGAATGAGGCCGTCGATGTCCTCTTCCACCTCCACGAACGCGCCGAACTCGGTCAGATTGCGCACCTTGCCGACAATGCGCGCGCCCACCGGGTACTTGGAGGCCAGTTCGTGCCACGGGTTGCTCTCGATCTGCTTGAGGCCGAGCGAGATGCGCCGCGCCCCCGGATCCACGCCGAGCACCATCGCCTCGACGGCGTCGCCCTGGTTGAGGATCTTCGACGGATGCTTGACGCGCTTGCTCCACGTCATCTCGGACACGTGAATGAGGCCTTCGACGCCAGGCTCCAGTTCAATGAACGCCCCGTAGTCGGTCAGGCTGACGACCTTGCCCGTCATGCGCGCGCCGACCGGATACCGATCGGTCACGTTGCTCCACGGATCCGCCACCAGTTGCTT is part of the Acidobacteriota bacterium genome and encodes:
- a CDS encoding 30S ribosomal protein S1, whose product is PVRNLDALKNQELRMRVIKVNKKRGNIVLSRKVLLEEENAEKKKYTLGALAEGKVLRGTVKNITDYGAFIDLGGIDGLLHITDMSWGRVGHPSEIFKVNDEIDVIVLKYDPLTERVSLGHKQLVADPWSNVTDRYPVGARMTGKVVSLTDYGAFIELEPGVEGLIHVSEMTWSKRVKHPSKILNQGDAVEAMVLGVDPGARRISLGLKQIESNPWHELASKYPVGARIVGKVRNLTEFGAFVEVEEDIDGLIHISDMSWSKRIKHPSEVLKKGDKVEAIVLNIDAENQRLSLGLKQLATDIWDEFFSQHQVGDTIDGKVVRMTNFGAFVELAEGIEGLIHVSEFDDQLEEKIELEVEKTYPMKIIKLSPSERKIGLSIRAMRVEQDRADWATYSENTGKPQATLADHFRQQQRDGK